In Panthera tigris isolate Pti1 chromosome C1, P.tigris_Pti1_mat1.1, whole genome shotgun sequence, the following proteins share a genomic window:
- the RNF25 gene encoding E3 ubiquitin-protein ligase RNF25 isoform X2 has product MAASASAAAGEEDWVLPSEVEVLESIYLDELQVVKGNGRSSPWEIYITLHPATAEDQDSQYVCFTLVLQVPAQYPNEVPQISIRNPRGLSDEQIHKISQALSHVANAGLGTAMLYELIEKGKEILTDNNIPHGQCVICLYGFQEKEAFTKTPCYHYFHCHCLARYIQHMEHELQAQGQEQERQHAATKQAVGVQCPVCREPLVYDLASLKAAPEPQQPMELYQPNAESLRQQEERKRLYQRQQERGGIIDLEAERNRYFISLQQPPAPLEPESAVDASRGSHPPSALDTELSTSSTAQPNLSAPLPVASQHTCEKIPGAGPNQQRLGETPKTMLDPPRAGRGPWRQPERRHLKGGECNAHKGTNDTQELPPPEGPLKEPMDLKPEPCSQGVEGPPQEKGPGTWQGPPPRRTRDCARWERSKGRTPGSSYPRLPRGRGAYRPGTRREPLSLESEDGS; this is encoded by the exons ATGGCTGCGTCTGCGTCGGCAGCTGCCGGGGAGGAGGACTG GGTACTTCCCTCTGAAGTCGAGGTGTTAGAGTCTATCTATCTGGATGAACTACAGGTGGTTAAAGGAAATGGAAG ATCTTCACCATGGGAAATCTACATTACCCTGCACCCTGCCACGGCAGAAGATCAGGATTCACAGTATGTCTGCTTCACTCTGGTGCTTCAGGTCCCAGCACAG TACCCCAATGAGGTGCCACAGATCTCTATCCGTAACCCCCGAGGACTCTCAGATGAACAGATCCACAA GATTTCGCAGGCACTGAGCCATGTGGCCAATGCTGGGCTGGGAACTGCTATGCTCTATGAACTCATTGAG aaagggaaggaaattctcacAGATAACAACATCCCCCATGGCCAGTGTGTCATCTGCCTGTACGGTTTCCAG GAGAAGGAGGCCTTTACCAAAACCCCCTGTTACCACTACTTCCACTGCCACTGCCTTGCTCGGTATATCCAGCACATGGAGCATGAGCTCCAGGCACAAGGACAAGAGCAGGAACGACAGCATGCCGCAACCAAGCAG GCAGTCGGTGTGCAGTGTCCGGTGTGCAGAGAGCCCCTCGTGTATGATCTTGCCTCACTGAAAGCAGCCCCTGAACCTCAACAGCCCATG GAGCTGTACCAGCCTAACGCAGAGAGCTTGCGCCAGCAAGAAGAGCGCAAGCGGCTCTACCAAAGGCAGCAGGAGCGGGGGGGTATCATCGACCTTGAGGCTGAGCGTAATCGGTACTTCATCAGCCTCCAGCAG CCTCCTGCCCCTTTGGAACCAGAGTCAGCTGTAGATGCCTCCAGAGGATCCCACCCACCCAGTGCCCTTGACACAGAACTGTCCACCTCATCAACTGCCCAACCCAACCTATCAGCTCCTCTGCCTGTGGCCTCCCAGCACACGTGTGAGAAGATTCCAGGGGCTGGGCCAAATCAGCAAAGGTTGGGCGAGACCCCGAAAACTATGCTAGATCCTCCCCGGGCCGGTCGAGGCCCCTGGAGACAGCCTGAACGGAGGCACCTAAAGGGAGGGGAGTGCAATGCCCACAAAGGTACCAATGACACCCAGGAACTGCCACCTCCCGAGGGGCCCCTCAAGGAGCCCATGGACCTAAAGCCAGAACCCTGTAGCCAAGGGGTTGAAGGTCCTCCCCAAGAGAAGGGGCCTGGCACTTGGCAGGGTCCCCCACCCCGCAGGACTCGGGACTGTGCTCGCTGGGAGCGCTCCAAGGGTCGGACTCCGGGCTCTTCCTACCCCCGCCTGCCTCGGGGTCGGGGAGCCTATCGTCCTGGTACTCGAAGGGAGCccctgagcctggagtctgaggATGGTTCCTAG
- the RNF25 gene encoding E3 ubiquitin-protein ligase RNF25 isoform X1 — protein MAASASAAAGEEDWVLPSEVEVLESIYLDELQVVKGNGRSSPWEIYITLHPATAEDQDSQYVCFTLVLQVPAQYPNEVPQISIRNPRGLSDEQIHKISQALSHVANAGLGTAMLYELIEKGKEILTDNNIPHGQCVICLYGFQEKEAFTKTPCYHYFHCHCLARYIQHMEHELQAQGQEQERQHAATKQKAVGVQCPVCREPLVYDLASLKAAPEPQQPMELYQPNAESLRQQEERKRLYQRQQERGGIIDLEAERNRYFISLQQPPAPLEPESAVDASRGSHPPSALDTELSTSSTAQPNLSAPLPVASQHTCEKIPGAGPNQQRLGETPKTMLDPPRAGRGPWRQPERRHLKGGECNAHKGTNDTQELPPPEGPLKEPMDLKPEPCSQGVEGPPQEKGPGTWQGPPPRRTRDCARWERSKGRTPGSSYPRLPRGRGAYRPGTRREPLSLESEDGS, from the exons ATGGCTGCGTCTGCGTCGGCAGCTGCCGGGGAGGAGGACTG GGTACTTCCCTCTGAAGTCGAGGTGTTAGAGTCTATCTATCTGGATGAACTACAGGTGGTTAAAGGAAATGGAAG ATCTTCACCATGGGAAATCTACATTACCCTGCACCCTGCCACGGCAGAAGATCAGGATTCACAGTATGTCTGCTTCACTCTGGTGCTTCAGGTCCCAGCACAG TACCCCAATGAGGTGCCACAGATCTCTATCCGTAACCCCCGAGGACTCTCAGATGAACAGATCCACAA GATTTCGCAGGCACTGAGCCATGTGGCCAATGCTGGGCTGGGAACTGCTATGCTCTATGAACTCATTGAG aaagggaaggaaattctcacAGATAACAACATCCCCCATGGCCAGTGTGTCATCTGCCTGTACGGTTTCCAG GAGAAGGAGGCCTTTACCAAAACCCCCTGTTACCACTACTTCCACTGCCACTGCCTTGCTCGGTATATCCAGCACATGGAGCATGAGCTCCAGGCACAAGGACAAGAGCAGGAACGACAGCATGCCGCAACCAAGCAG AAGGCAGTCGGTGTGCAGTGTCCGGTGTGCAGAGAGCCCCTCGTGTATGATCTTGCCTCACTGAAAGCAGCCCCTGAACCTCAACAGCCCATG GAGCTGTACCAGCCTAACGCAGAGAGCTTGCGCCAGCAAGAAGAGCGCAAGCGGCTCTACCAAAGGCAGCAGGAGCGGGGGGGTATCATCGACCTTGAGGCTGAGCGTAATCGGTACTTCATCAGCCTCCAGCAG CCTCCTGCCCCTTTGGAACCAGAGTCAGCTGTAGATGCCTCCAGAGGATCCCACCCACCCAGTGCCCTTGACACAGAACTGTCCACCTCATCAACTGCCCAACCCAACCTATCAGCTCCTCTGCCTGTGGCCTCCCAGCACACGTGTGAGAAGATTCCAGGGGCTGGGCCAAATCAGCAAAGGTTGGGCGAGACCCCGAAAACTATGCTAGATCCTCCCCGGGCCGGTCGAGGCCCCTGGAGACAGCCTGAACGGAGGCACCTAAAGGGAGGGGAGTGCAATGCCCACAAAGGTACCAATGACACCCAGGAACTGCCACCTCCCGAGGGGCCCCTCAAGGAGCCCATGGACCTAAAGCCAGAACCCTGTAGCCAAGGGGTTGAAGGTCCTCCCCAAGAGAAGGGGCCTGGCACTTGGCAGGGTCCCCCACCCCGCAGGACTCGGGACTGTGCTCGCTGGGAGCGCTCCAAGGGTCGGACTCCGGGCTCTTCCTACCCCCGCCTGCCTCGGGGTCGGGGAGCCTATCGTCCTGGTACTCGAAGGGAGCccctgagcctggagtctgaggATGGTTCCTAG
- the STK36 gene encoding serine/threonine-protein kinase 36 translates to MEKYHVLEMIGEGSFGRVYKGRRKYSAQVVALKFIPKLGRSEKELRNLQREIEIMRGLRHPNIVHMLDSFETDKEVVVVTDYAEGELFQILEDDGKLPEDQVQAIAAQLVSALYYLHSHRILHRDMKPQNILLAKGGGIKLCDFGFARAMSTNTMVLTSIKGTPLYMSPELVEERPYDHTADLWSVGCILYELAVGTPPFYTTSIFQLVSLILKDPVRWPATISPCFKNFLQGLLTKDPRQRLSWPDLLHHPFIAGRVTIITEPAGPDLGTPFTSRLPPELQVLKDQQAHQLAPKGNRSRILQQAYKRMAEEAKQKKHQNTGPALEQEDRTSKMASGTAPLPRPRATPQEPGLLAGILASEMKNSWAEWGAGEAPPVPRENQISQDSEPAVLELRPEVVSQRSIDAVDLENEEPDSDDEWQHLLETADPVPVQLKAPLTLLCNPDFCQRIQGQLREAGGQILKGMLEGASHILPALRILSSLLSSCRDSVLLYSFCREAGLPGLLLSLLRHSQDSNSIQQQCWYGTFLRHLMAVIQAYFACTFNLERSQTGDSLQVFQEAANLFLDLLGKLLAQPDDSEQTLRRDSLMCFTVLCEAMDGNSRTISKAFYSSLLTTQRAVLDGLLHGLTVPQLPFHTPPGAPQVSQPLREQSEDLPGAMSSALAAICTAPVGLPSCWEAKEQISQHLANQLTEDNNQLRPSLISGLRHPILCLHLLKVLYSCCHVSERLCHLLGREPLALESLLMLVQGKVKVVDWEESTEVALYLLSLLVLRLQDLPSGMEKLGNEIATLFTHSHVVSLVSAAACLLGQLGQQGVTFDLQPVEWIAAASHALSAPAEVRLTPPGGCGFYDGLLILLLQLLTQPGKGSPIRDMASSEMWTILWHRFSMALRLPEEVSPQESQPSQSPEPDWTLISPQGMAALLSLAVATFTQEPQLCLSHLSQRGSILMTTLKHLLSPSFLRQLGRAPHGSGFLPVVVLSVCQLLCFPFALDVDADLLGGVLADFVDSEVTARLLQVCCHHLPLTQVELPVSLLTHLALTDSTSLNQFVNTVAASPRTIISFLSVALLGDQPLLTSDILSLLAHTARVLSPSHLSFIQELLAGSDESYRPLRSLLGHPENSVRARTYGLLGHLLQYSMAVRGALQSQAGLLNLLLLGLRDKDPAVRRGASFAVGNAAYQAGPLGPALAAAIPSVTQLLGDPQAGVRRNAASALGNLGPEGLGEELLQCQVPQRLLEMACGDPQLNVKEAALIALRSLRQEPCIHQVLVSLGASERLAMLSLGNQLLPHSSPRPASAKHCRKLIHLLRPTHST, encoded by the exons ATGGAGAAGTACCACGTGTTGGAGATGATCGGAGAAGGCTCTTTTGGGAGGGTGTACAAGGGTCGAAGAAAATACAGTGCTCAG GTGGTGGCCCTGAAGTTCATTCCAAAACTGGGACGTTCAGAGAAGGAGCTGAGGAATCTGCAACGAGAGATTGAAATCATGCGGGGTCTGCGGCATCCCAACATTGTGCATATGCTTGACAGCTTTGAAACTGACAAAGAG gtggtggtggtgacagacTATGCTGAGGGAGAGCTCTTTCAGATCTTGGAAGATGatggaaaacttccagaagacCAG GTTCAGGCCATTGCTGCCCAGTTGGTGTCCGCTCTGTACTATCTGCATTCCCACCGCATTCTCCACCGTGACATGAAACCTCAGAACATCCTCCTTGCCAAGGGTGGTGGCATcaagctctgtgactttgg ATTTGCCCGGGCAATGAGCACCAACACAATGGTGCTGACATCCATCAAAGGCACACCACTTTATATGTCTCCAGAGCTGGTGGAAGAGCGACCGTACGACCACACTGCAGACCTCTGGTCTGTGGGCTGCATACTGTATGAGCTGGCTGTGGGCACCCCTCCCTTCTACACTACCAGCATCTTTCAGTTGGTCAGCCTCATTCTCAAGGACCCTGTGCGCTGGCCGGCCACCATTAGTCCTTGCTTCAAG AATTTCCTGCAGGGACTGCTCACCAAGGACCCTAGGCAGCGTCTGTCCTGGCCAGATCTCTTACATCACCCCTTTATAGCTGGTCGCGTCACCA TAATAACTGAACCAGCAGGCCCAGATTTGGGTACCCCATTCACCAGTCGCCTACCCCCAGAACTTCAGGTCCTAAAGGACCAACAGGCACACCAGCTGGCCCCCAAGGGCAATCGTTCTCGAATCTTGCAACAAGCCTATAAACGCATGGCTGAGGAGGCCAAGCAGAAG AAACACCAGAACACAGGACCTGCCCTTGAGCAAGAGGACAGGACCAGCAAGATGGCTTCTGGCACAGCCCCTCTGCCCAGACCAAGAGCCACTCCTCAGGAACCAGGCCTCTTGGCTGGGATCTTGGCCTCAGAAATGAAGAACAGCTGGGCTGAGTGGGGGGCTGGAGAGGCCCCCCCTGTACCTCG GGAAAACCAGATCAGCCAGGATTCTGAACCAGCTGTCCTAGAGCTGAGGCCAGAGGTGGTGAGCCAGCGGAGCATTGATGCAGTGGACCTAGAAAATGAG GAGCCCGACAGTGATGATGAGTGGCAGCACCTGCTAGAGACCGCTGACCCTGTGCCTGTCCAGCTGAAGGCCCCCCTCACTCTGCTGTGCAATCCTGACTTCTGCCAGCGCATCCAGGGTCAGCTGCGCGAGGCAGGAGGGCAG ATCCTGAAAGGCATGCTGGAGGGTGCTTCCCACATCCTTCCTGCACTCCGGATCTTGAGCAGTCTTCTGTCCAGCTGCAGAGACTCTGTTCTCTTGTACTCCTTCTGTCGTGAGGCAGGGCTCCCCGGGCTGCTGCTCAGCCTGCTCAGACACAGCCAGGACAGCAACAGTATCCAGCAG CAATGTTGGTATGGGACCTTCTTACGGCACCTGATGGCTGTGATTCAGGCCTATTTTGCCTGCACCTTCAATCTGGAGAGGAGCCAGACAGGTGACAG CCTACAGGTGTTTCAGGAGGCCGCCAACCTCTTTTTGGACCTGTTGGGGAAACTGCTGGCCCAACCAGATGACTCTGAGCAGACTCTAAGGAGGGATAGCCTTATG TGCTTTACTGTTCTGTGTGAAGCCATGGATGGGAACAGCCGGACCATCTCCAAAGCCTTTTACTCCAGCCTGCTGACTACCCAGCGGGCTGTGCTGGATGGGCTCCTTCATGGCCTGACAGTTCCCCAGCTCCCTTTCCACACACCCCCAG GAGCCCCCCAAGTGAGCCAGCCACTACGGGAGCAGAGTGAGGACCTGCCTGGAGCCATGTCCTCTGCACTGGCAGCCATATGCACTGCTCCTGTGGGGCTGCCCAGCTGCTGGGAAGCCAAGGAGCAG ATCTCTCAGCATTTGGCGAATCAGCTCACCGAGGACAACAACCAACTGAGACCGTCCCTTATCTCTGGCTTGCGGCATCCCATCCTGTGCCTACACCTTCTCAAG GTTCTCTACTCATGCTGCCATGTCAGTGAGCGCCTGTGCCATCTGCTAGGGCGAGAGCCCCTGGCCTTGGAGTCACTGTTGATGCTGGTCCAGGGCAAG GTAAAGGTAGTAGATTGGGAAGAGTCTACTGAGGTGGCACTctacctcctctcccttcttgtCCTTCGGCTGCAAGATCTGCCGTCTGG AATGGAGAAGCTAGGCAATGAGATTGCTACTCTCTTTACCCATTCACACGTTGTCTCTCTCGTG AGTGCAGCAGCCTGCCTGTTGGGTCAACTTGGTCAGCAAGGGGTGACCTTTGACCTCCAGCCTGTGGAGTGGATTGCCGCAGCCTCACacgctctgtctgcccctgcagAG GTCCGGCTGACTCCACCAGGTGGCTGTGGATTCTATGACGGCCTCCTCATCCTGCTGCTGCAGCTTCTCACCCAG CCAGGGAAGGGTAGCCCGATAAGGGACATGGCTAGCTCAGAAATGTGGACCATTCTATGGCACCGCTTCTCCATGGCTCTAAGGCTCCCCGAGGAGGTGTCTCCACAGGAATCACAGCCATCACAAAGCCCAGAGCCAGACTGGACGCTGATCTCACCCCAAG GCATGGCAGCTCTGCTGAGCCTGGCCGTGGCCACcttcacccaggagccccagttatGCCTGAGCCACCTGTCTCAACGTGGAAGTATCCTCATGACCACCCTGAAGCACCTGCTTTCCCCCAGCTTCCTGCGTCAGCTGGGCCGGGC GCCTCACGGGTCTGGGTTTCTGCCCGTCGTGGTGCTCTCTGTGTGCCAGCTCCTCTGCTTCCCCTTCGCCCTGGATGTGGATGCCGACCTCCTTGGAGGTGTGTTAGCTGACTTCGTGGACTCAGAAGTCACAGCCCGCCTGCTGCAG GTCTGCTGCCACCATCTTCCGTTGACGCAAGTTGAGTTGCCGGTCAGCCTCCTCACACACCTGGCCCTCACGGATTCCACCTCTCTCAACCAGTTTGTGAACACAGTGGCTGCCTCCCCTAGAACCATCATCTCCTTCCTCTCAGTTGCCCTCTTGGGTGACCAGCCGCTGCTGACCTCTGACATTCTCTCCTTGCTGGCCCACACAGCCCGAGTACTGTCCCCCAGCCACTTGTCCTTCATCCAAGAACTCCTGGCTGGCTCTGATGAATCCTATCGGCCCCTGCGCAGCCTCCTGGGCCACCCAGAGAATTCTGTGCGGGCCCGCACTTACGGGCTCCTGGGCCACCTACTGCAATACAGCATGGCTGTGCGTGGGGCACTGCAGAGCCAGGCTGGGCTGCTCAACCTTCTGCTGCTGGGGCTTAGAGACAAGGACCCTGCCGTGCGGCGCGGTGCCAGCTTTGCTGTGGGCAACGCAGCCTACCAAGCTGGTCCCCTGGGACCTGCCTTGGCAGCCGCGATACCCAGTGTGACCCAGCTACTTGGAGATCCTCAGGCTGGTGTCCGGCGCAATGCCGCGTCAGCTCTGGGCAACTTGGGCcctgaggggttgggggaggagctGTTACAGTGCCAAGTACCCCAGCGGCTCCTAGAGATGGCCTGTGGAGACCCCCAGCTAAACGTGAAGGAGGCCGCCCTCATTGCCCTCCGGAGCCTTCGACAGGAGCCCTGCATCCATCAG GTGCTGGTGTCTCTGGGGGCCAGTGAGCGATTAGCCATGCTATCTCTGGGGAATCAGCTCCTGCCGCATAGCAGCCCCAGGCCTGCCTCTGCCAAACACTGCAGGAAACTCATTCACCTCCTGAGGCCAACCCACAGCACGTGA